The genome window TTACGGACACCCAAATCCACCAGCACCTTGTCCTTGTCCTTTACGTCAAGCTTGGGGTTCACTTGATGCACTAATTGGTAGACTTAGAGCTGCTCATGCTTCTGCTTCCTGCTGCGACCACGCGACTgtttcttcttcgtcgtcgagctcgagctcgagctcccatggcggCCTTCTTTGTCGAGCTCCGTGTTTGATTCATACTCaaatgcatgtttattctttgtttgaagtccatccagtaatttaatttgagtttgtttttgtttttgatttgttgatttagtttggatcatattgttgtctctttgctcactcatttttggtctaaattaaccaagattggttcccaatatggttaatttattcacattaatttgatgttgttcatctgtgttcatatgatttgttgttgaatttgttgagaaattggtcatattggctatattttggttgagattgattaggtgaattggttatagctgatggggtagtttggtaaattgcagtacgttcaggggtaaaatggtaattgcaataaggtcggaggggtagtttggtaattgaacattttgaataattcgtaattgcaataaggtcggaagggtagtttgggaattgaacatttcgaataattctttatgttaagcatgagggacaaaatgtaatgtggtgtgagtgatataattgtttatgttaggcatgggggacaagacatagtGGGTTGGGaataattctttagtttaatatagtgggggacaaaacattaggtagtgagattaaaagggggatgagtgggaagatagtgggtttggtaggggaaaatgattgttttattaattgattaaagggtttgggatgagaTATAAATGAAagaacttgatcagatttttaaaaaaagagaaaagagagaatacACAAGAAAACAGGACAGAAtacagaagaaaattttaagagagaggaaattccgaaaaatactaagatttcagaaaataaaaagaaaaacattctggaaattcaaaagaagaatagtatacacctgattacaatccaaatattctgatatacggattcagaaattaagggttaaacactaactagtctttcaaaatctgaaaagattccctttgcttctgtccgttgattgttgttggtgtttctggatttttgtcttgattttaaaatctgtcactaagtttctcgttgctggttgttactggttgttggggttgctgttgttttatgctactgaatttctgctgatctcccttttcttttgcttccaatatcaggtacacaactgacacgctggttattgtaaaccgaaatatgaagcatgaatacgaaaatgaagagttgaaattctaaatttaatttaattatattctgaattttatttgtatgtataaattatttagcttgcaaaaatcagaatcatgtagctatttaatatatatagtggaacatccgacgatagcttaacggatgaactatctatatattgcctaaaaataaataaattgtgtagtaactccgtctagtcaAAAattcaaacgaataggccatttaggaacttggtaggaatattgtttagttaaataatattggttaatttcagcatgtaaatggtctaggattaaaattagattgctaagtttttttttaatttgacaaactgagaacgtgcttagtataatgtaactaggtagtaacatgtgaataagacggcccaggtctagttttatgtcatacacgtttgggcctgggcccgcagtggcaacggactgtcctgtttgcatcattttcagattttatgaatcatattcgaaacccatctataacaactcaagcatgtaaataaattaagacattttctcttttattttgtagagacaaatttaataagagaaaaatgtaggcattttaggactgtcctttaaaaataaaatgagatgagcctcgcccaataaaatgcaccaattgcggggccctcaataaatgtttaattgaatatttagaattcgggatggactgtttagtgaattccacggtcttacccagaaataataatacgctaatcgctttaggcgcgcattttaataatcttaccttcttaaactcgggtgtgcatttcatgcgacccaaatccaaatcccaaaacattgaataaaaatgtgttccggattgcgggtgcatttcatgtgacgcaatccaaagacatgtttttaaacgatgttcacattcttttgaaatataataataaaagcggtaaagagttaaaatttgcacataagtttataatatgtattatatcagataatcaagccgaatataacagttgagcgaccgtgctagaaccacggaactcgggaatgcctaacaccttctcccgggttaacagaattccttatccggatttctggttcgcagactgtaatacagagtcattcttttcctcgattcgggattaaattggtgacttgggacaccctatatctcccaagtggcgactctgaaataaataaacaaatcctgtttcgattgtcctttaattggaaaaaacttccttGTACCTCTCTGGTATGTAAaaggggcggaaaaaggaggtgtgacagctataCATTGGAACGGACGCTCAGATATGAGTAAAGAGAGGTAGCGAGGTATTCATTTCAGAGTTCGATGAGGTTTCCGGCGAGGTTTACCGGTTTAGATCTTGTTCGTGGTTTCGTTGCTTGGCATCATCAACTGTACGACAGTCAGATTTCAGATCTATTCGAGGTTTATTCCTCCTTTTATTTACTATTTTGGCTTAATTCCTTGCTTCCAGTAATTTTGTTAATCTCTCTTTGATATGTTTTGTTGATCTTTAAATTAATGTTTCGTTTTTGCTCGTGATGCATGGCAGAATTTGTTTGCGTGtttttggttcttttgattgttGTTTATGTGTTTCTTTCATGTAATTTTATATTCGGATGAATTCTTAATAGCTAAAGTAAATTCGAAGTTCCGTTGGCAATGACTTATTAAAAGATAAAGGTTTCGAGGCTTTAGGATTGATAATATAGTGATAtaatattaatttaacaaagttgAGTAGGTTAGATGATTGCTTGGATGTTCGAAAGGTCTTATGCCGTGGGAATGGGAAAAACTAAACATAATTAAATTGTTACATGTTTTaatttttatttctatttttttatttaccTTATTACATTGATCgctaggagcatgcttaggccATTGTCACTTAGGGTAGGCAAACTTTTAGGCGCGTAAAtgaatcatcgtgactatgggtacgattCCTGTGGCATAGTCATAATACCTAATCCCAAGATTtgagtgcacgctggcgtgacttgaCCCCCTGACTCCGAACAATAAtgaaattaaacatgttgtagatcgtgggtatggttcccgtgatgCGATTCGCATTGTGTACCAAACAAACGAGTGTGCGACATCGCGACTTGTTCCAACCtaattccataaataattaagAGCGGTTTTGAAAATGCAATAGGCTctaaatatgtaattaatcagataattaggacAACAATAATATTAGAGTGATCGTGCTAAAATCACATAACCCGaaaattcctaacaccttctctgggttaataaaattccttacctggatttctgtgtttcgcggacAGTAAAAccgagtcaaacttcctcgatttggattttaaaccggtgatttgggatactataaattatcccaagtggcgtctctgaatttaaataaataatcctatttcaattattgtcactttaattggaaaaactcccatataccccTTTTCGGGtagaaaaatgaggtgtgacagctctggcaacttcGCTGGGGATAAGAGctcagaatctttggttcagggttcagaattcgagcttagaataattgttgtagttggctttgtttattatctgatttttatgtgtttgagcctaatgtgctaaatgtcgctttgatattatttgaactttatataaactgttatgaaacccttcttctctctgagtcttccaaatcttctgggaagtgtgacttcttttctgttagtgtcatatccttaATTTAGAACAATGTTCgaacaagttgcaaagtcggatgatcttttggttaccggtacactgCCCCTCCTCGAGTTGCCCACTCGGGTAGGCCAaatctagaacaatacacctaggtttttaaacctagaataacattgCCTCAtctcggatccctagtaggaacgtttgtttgcatcacgtgcatttgactttggggactcagcacaggggttgggtccgtctaggataggtatacccaaaatcaaaagaccatcctaatgcatcctatgtgctacatgttgcaatcttcaagggtaaaaggggtcatttggcagaccaatgaGGCTTGAGGATAAATGataaaaaagagggtgaagtataaaaaaataaagtaaGTATGTCccagttatgtttttctttcacattttttaaagaaaaagaaaaaaaaacatgaaaaatccaaaaagattttgcactttcccatcatttttcaaaaaaaaaagacaaaaaatatattttctctcaattagttatttttttaattctcgcccgtatccaatcttcccgtacaatgcatacctgattctcgtctttcggggcgtgatacataggcaacccacataggatcCGGTCttctagtgagtcttaggttatTGGTTTCGagggtcgtagccaaatcttgcatgtctagccacttttggccacatcggtcattttgcaaaatatggctatttttgcaaagtggTTTATTTAATTGTGTCTGGAGAGTCTTCAATCCACAATTAGGTgtctctttactttaaggcatGTCCTTGTCAAATTTGCATGTCTTGCCGCTTTTGTCCACATCGGCCGTTTTGCAAAATAGGGTTATATTCACAAAAGTCGTTCAATTAACACATGTCTTAGAGTCATATGTCCATAATAAGGTATCCTCTCAGTTTAAGGTCCATTACGTTGAATTTGCTTGCTTAGCCATTTTTTTGGCCACATAGGCCATTTCTACAAGTAATTTTCCATGTCTTAAAGGTCACTTTTGTTGAGTTTGCACTTCTAGTCACCTTTTGGCcacataagtcattttgcaaaaatagcctcaatcatgtcttgcatgtgtacAATAGGAAgtattattgtctcacatagtattCTAAGTCTTTAACTCTATTTGATTTTAGTttttcatacaggtgtggatctacttaccggagattgagcatgacagataccccgggaccatccagtcaggaccGCTACatccaggagttgcttaaggagattttttttatgtttttagtCTGTTTTTTTTGTTGTCTTGTACTTTATAGTCATGTTCAGTAGTACTGATTCTTTTAGTTGGTGTCAGAGTTTGTCGTAGTATAGTTAAGTTTGTCAAGTCTCTTGTTATCGTATTTtctgttttatatttgaaaatcGAAAAAGAGTTGTAAATGAAACATCCAAGAAGATTTTTGTTTCTTAGtttattttgtccattacttttccaaaactacgcttgatctgattcatgagggacataaTACggaggcaacctacatagggttcgattgaatcatttttttaagttaaaaggaaaagaaaaaaaggaaacaaaaaaagagatgaaattatgggatgtgagaaatgagaggagagaaaagagtgataattagaaaaaaagaggaaggaaaatgagcaagccaagaagtgctataaaagaaaagaaagagaagattgaaatgaacaaaatgggATGATGTCATATGACCTtcataccctcgaagtcattttagaaccgataactctGACTAGGTGCATTTCACATAATTTGAGATtgtcttatgttaaatgccctaacgctaacatgatgacttcattttgttcctttttgttATTTTCATAAAGTAGAAGGGTGGTTCGTTTGTGGTTCTTAatgtggtaactcttctctacaacataaagttgAAAGGCAATGGCAGATGACAACAGAATTGAGTCGGTTGATACTAGTGCttaaaagcaattggttgaacatgacaatgggttggttgaataggtaaggatgttaagacaacacatggcggacatgtacagggtttggatgactgggaaggcagcacccccgccaccacctagctttcTAGATGCTACCgttacccaaactccggtcatAGTGCTAGATAATTCCCCGTACTCTCCAGATTCTCctgcttatcacagctttcccaaccaccctagtagctccccCACTCGTCCTCCAACTGCCTTTCCCAAAAATcgccctcctgtcatatccatTATCCCCACGATCATAacttctcaacaatcttcccttcataaatccaacaatgaacacccactcaaaactcatgatgcccaatattactcctcagaggttgcccacaaggtcccTGACTCATACAATTATAGCCCTAggaatgagcctcatgttgaaaatgaataGTTCATaggaaaagaagggcgagatgagatatccaggaagctgaaaggtatagaacagtccttaaggaGCATGCAAGGGATGGGAAATCAGACTAACATGTCTTATAATTACTTGTGTATGTTCCCTGATGTTCATCTGCCCGCGGtgtttaaaatgccaaagtttaacttgtatgatgggcgtggagatccagtagcccatgtAAGGGGTTAttacagtgaaatgagaagtgctGGTGGgatagatgatttgttgatggcgcaTTTCAGTGAGAGTTTGAGTGGGGAAGCCTTGGAATGatatactcgtcaagatgtcaagaagtggcatgcatgggatgacatggctcaagattttgttcgacactttcagtacaatctagacattatcccagaccgctcctccctgtCTAAGATGGAAAATAAACccgaggaaagttttagggagtttgggctcagatggagggaacaagctgctcgGGTCAACCCCCtggttggtgaagaagaaatggttgagcttttcctaccagcccaggggcccacctacttcaatCATTTGATCTCGACCTTGGGTAaaccttttaatgatgtggtaaaaatgggggaggtggtagaggaaggaatcaagtcaggcaaaatcatgagttattctgcattgaaagatactgcagaagacattcagaacatcttagtaagtttgggtggaagaaagagaaatagaaaagatgttgttgagccccgccaacgacaggatccagtgggcattcctgctcaaCGCTTTCAACCTCAATATCGACCCCATGGGTATCCCTGTGCTCTAgataatcctccccaatgctactttccCCATAAAATCCCGAAATTCATACCTTACCTTCCCAGTACTTCATCCACAATGCACTACTATATGCTCCACATCCATAGGACCCCGGATGGCATGCACCATTTCCGCAAATATCTTACCCgcctcctcaagcatatcaaccacTTACCTGCAAATGTTTCCAACCAAGGCCAGAGTACAAAATGAAAAGGTAacagaaaaaataaaagactttCACTTTTATTAGAGAATCATATGCCAATTTGTTCTAAAgtttgaggcaattggacatgttgaagccgattctgCTAAAAATGtcgaaccctcttccaaagaattttgattattctcaaaggtgcaCATATTGATCTAATGCCCCGGGTCACAGTAAAGAAAAGTGTTGGCATATGAAAAGATcagttcagaagcttattgatgcaggtgacattgtattgcaaaatccagatgcagtaaacactagccaaagtccatcgcctattcataatgagacgcatatgatggatatgatttgtgttgaaaaggaatatgagaactcttctAAGATCCTCGAAGGGCCACTTGCCTCAaggctttcagcgctatcagtctCAGTTTCGGAAGTTGATCTTAAGAATGAGCCGACAAAAGGGAAccaaaagcaatttgctaaggtcaatgtgatggagacttatGAAGGTCCTAGTACTGTTGAtgcggaactcagtggctaagatgttgatcttggtgattggaaagattctCCTTTCTTgtctagccagggaggagtcttggtggtttattttgttgtctggtttatttcagggttgtaatccggatattgtcttgtggctcaaacccttctatccttttattttgtctagttcgtttagtcgtagtaactcatttagtgttatctaggattgttccaaggttgtaaccccagtttagtttgcttgttttgttgttcgaaAACTTTCACCATCTGTTTAATGCAATCTCCTATTATTTTCTAGTCTGTacttgtttagttctctttttcttttatagttcttttcatggtgACTCTAGTGGCATGACATGCATGTgaaattctcagcctggtcttaaaagttagtctaatcatgaaacaatgaaacaagttctgaagatgatagggacatttgagggaaataagtaaagatttggatattttgagatcatttaaagcccgaattgtgtgaaactggggcagatggttTGGGAAGTTAAGAGGACGACAAGAATTTGTTACAAGAAAGTGCATCCCAgacaatttgaagcaagcaactttgagttAAAGTGCATCTCAAGTCACAACATAAAtccaagggagttttctccaaacTGACGGAGCACATCCATTTTGAAGATGAAATCACCCAAGAACAGCTCTGTACTTGACAAGGAACTAAAGAAAGGTGGAAGGAATATCTGTGATACCAATGTCGATGCTGCAAAAGAAATGCTATGCATGATCTCCATTTTTCATCTTCAAGTTGCATGTATTATACTTGGTATTCTTAGacattgggaggccctctttcagctatccaaacactttatatcctttggTACTCCTTTGAGCTTGtgctgatttctttgacctcccttcttttggaatcaagttagagtcataaaaaaatatattattgcCCCACAAATTTGTTTTAGAAAATTTAttccaaaagaaaaattcaaaaataaaaaaagagagataaagaagaaaaagaaaagaaaaagaaaaaaaaagagaagaaaagaaaaaaggaaaaatatagcaacaaaaaaataaaacaagaattagttgtgaactacgttcgacctgattcttgtcaccacaagatacgtaagcagccttacggttcggtcgcaccaaataaaatatttcataatcccacaaaGTCAAGAGTGGGGTGGTTTTTCTTAGAATCAAATTCTCTtattttaccatggttaatgccttgtcatctgcagaatcagaggaaataagaagaaaagaacaaaatgagagagtcttattggtaaaaaccttcacaggtaccataaggcgacgatgagttgagaaaaaaaaacaaaatgagagaggatggatggtgaaaacccttcgagctttacaagtcgaataaggatcgtgaatcagataggataatcggagcattgaagcctagtttcacggcgaagaggtacaacaag of Nicotiana sylvestris unplaced genomic scaffold, ASM39365v2 Un00079, whole genome shotgun sequence contains these proteins:
- the LOC138884857 gene encoding uncharacterized protein, which codes for MADMYRVWMTGKAAPPPPPSFLDATVTQTPVIVLDNSPYSPDSPAYHSFPNHPSSSPTRPPTAFPKNRPPVISIIPTIITSQQSSLHKSNNEHPLKTHDAQYYSSEVAHKFIGKEGRDEISRKLKGIEQSLRSMQGMGNQTNMSYNYLCMFPDVHLPAVFKMPKFNLYDGRGDPVAHVRGYYSEMRSAGGIDDLLMAHFSESLSGEALE